One genomic region from Pseudoduganella dura encodes:
- the kdpC gene encoding potassium-transporting ATPase subunit KdpC: protein MTSHLRPAATIFIALTLLCGIVYPYAVTGFGRLAWSGQAAGSLITHDGKTIGSRLVGQAFATPRYFWGRPSATAPMPNNAAGSGGSNLGPSNPALSDAVKGRIAALREADPDNRAPVPVDLVTASASGLDPDISLAAARYQAARVARARGVDPVTVRGLIERQAERPLFGFLGEPKVNVLALNLALDAQLASR, encoded by the coding sequence ATGACTTCCCACCTGCGCCCCGCCGCGACCATCTTCATCGCCCTCACGCTGCTGTGCGGCATCGTGTACCCGTACGCGGTTACCGGCTTCGGCAGGCTGGCCTGGTCCGGCCAGGCGGCCGGCAGCCTGATCACGCATGACGGCAAGACCATCGGCTCGCGCCTGGTCGGCCAGGCGTTCGCCACGCCGCGCTATTTCTGGGGCCGCCCGTCGGCCACCGCGCCAATGCCGAACAACGCGGCCGGCTCCGGCGGTTCCAACCTGGGGCCGTCGAACCCGGCGCTGTCCGACGCCGTCAAGGGCCGCATCGCGGCCTTGCGCGAGGCCGATCCGGACAACCGGGCGCCCGTACCCGTGGACCTCGTCACCGCGTCGGCCAGCGGCCTGGACCCGGATATCAGCCTGGCCGCGGCGCGCTACCAGGCCGCCCGCGTGGCGCGTGCCCGCGGCGTCGATCCCGTGACGGTGCGCGGCCTGATCGAGCGTCAGGCCGAACGGCCGCTGTTCGGCTTCCTCGGCGAGCCGAAAGTCAATGTGCTGGCGCTGAACCTGGCGCTGGATGCGCAACTGGCCTCCCGGTAG
- the parC gene encoding DNA topoisomerase IV subunit A yields MGNSDGGNGGESLTLSTFAERAYLDYAISVVKGRALPDVCDGQKPVQRRILYSMNELGLNASAKPRKSATVVGDVLGKLHPHGDQSVYDALVRMAQDFSLRYPLIDGQGNFGSRDGDGAAAMRYTEARLTPIAKLLLDEIGQGTVDFIPNYDGSTEEPALLPARLPMALLNGASGIAVGMATEIPSHNLREVAGAAVALIRNPKLPHAELMELVPGPDFPGGGQLITPAAQIADMYASGRGSMKVRARWKIEEMARGQWQAVVYELPPGTSSQKVLEEIEELTNPKIKLGKKALSPEQLALKQQVLGALDTIRDESGRAAPVRLVFEPKSKNQDQNEFMLMLLAHTSLETSAPMNLVMIGGDGRPRQKGLTEILTEWIAFRFATVTRRTQHRLAKVDDRIHILEGRETILLNIDEVIHIIRNADEPKAALIERFNLSERQAEDILEIRLRQLARLEAIKIQQELAELRKERQSLQDLLDNPSSMKRLIIREIEADAKLYGDGRRTVIEEAQRASVEQKIVDEPVTVIISQKGWVRARTGTGHDRGQFTFKAGDALHDAIECRTVDTLLGFGDNGRVYSVPVAALPNARGDGVPITTLVDLSGGARLLHYFAGPASTQLLMASDAGFGFITKAGDMVSRQKSGKSFLTLDDGAKPLAPSVVLPDASAIAVISEKSRLLVFGMDEMKVLSNGGRGVTLMELDPKEKLVAACAITQKGVTVLGIGNAQKVKEERMTPHALAEGEHFGKRARKGKPMPTRIKPTGLLAN; encoded by the coding sequence ATGGGTAACAGCGACGGCGGCAACGGCGGCGAATCGCTGACCCTGTCGACGTTCGCCGAACGCGCCTATCTCGATTACGCCATCTCGGTGGTGAAGGGCCGCGCCCTGCCCGACGTGTGCGACGGCCAGAAGCCGGTGCAGCGCCGCATCCTGTACTCGATGAACGAACTGGGGCTGAACGCCAGCGCCAAGCCCCGCAAGTCCGCCACCGTGGTCGGCGACGTGCTGGGCAAGCTGCACCCGCACGGCGACCAGTCGGTGTACGACGCGCTGGTGCGCATGGCGCAGGACTTTTCGCTGCGCTACCCGCTGATCGACGGCCAGGGCAACTTCGGCTCGCGCGACGGCGACGGCGCCGCGGCGATGCGCTACACCGAAGCGCGCCTCACGCCGATCGCGAAGCTGCTGCTGGACGAAATCGGCCAGGGCACCGTGGACTTCATCCCGAACTACGACGGCTCGACCGAAGAACCGGCCCTGCTGCCGGCGCGGCTGCCGATGGCGCTGCTGAACGGCGCCTCCGGCATCGCGGTCGGCATGGCCACCGAGATCCCGTCGCACAACCTGCGCGAGGTGGCCGGTGCCGCCGTGGCGCTGATCCGCAATCCGAAACTGCCCCACGCCGAACTGATGGAACTGGTGCCGGGCCCGGACTTCCCGGGCGGCGGCCAGCTGATCACCCCCGCCGCGCAGATCGCCGACATGTACGCTTCCGGCCGCGGCAGCATGAAGGTGCGGGCGCGCTGGAAGATCGAGGAAATGGCGCGCGGCCAGTGGCAGGCGGTCGTCTACGAACTGCCGCCGGGCACCTCGTCGCAGAAGGTGCTGGAAGAAATCGAGGAACTGACCAACCCGAAGATCAAGCTGGGCAAGAAGGCGCTGTCGCCGGAACAGCTGGCGCTGAAGCAGCAGGTCCTCGGCGCGCTCGACACGATCCGCGACGAATCCGGCCGCGCCGCGCCGGTGCGCCTGGTGTTCGAACCGAAGTCGAAGAACCAGGACCAGAACGAATTCATGCTGATGCTGCTGGCGCACACGTCGCTGGAAACGTCGGCGCCGATGAACCTGGTGATGATCGGCGGCGACGGCCGCCCGCGCCAGAAGGGCCTCACCGAGATCCTGACGGAGTGGATCGCCTTCCGCTTCGCCACGGTCACCCGCCGCACGCAGCACCGCCTCGCCAAGGTCGACGACCGGATCCATATCCTGGAAGGCCGCGAAACGATCCTGCTGAACATCGACGAGGTGATCCACATCATCCGCAATGCGGATGAGCCGAAGGCGGCGCTGATCGAGCGCTTCAACCTCTCCGAACGGCAGGCCGAGGATATCCTCGAGATCCGCCTGCGCCAGCTGGCCCGCCTGGAAGCGATCAAGATCCAGCAGGAACTGGCCGAACTGCGCAAGGAACGGCAATCGCTGCAGGACCTGCTGGACAATCCGTCGTCGATGAAGCGGCTGATCATCCGCGAGATCGAGGCGGACGCCAAGCTGTACGGCGACGGGCGCCGCACGGTGATCGAAGAGGCGCAGCGCGCCTCCGTCGAGCAGAAGATCGTCGACGAACCGGTGACCGTGATCATTTCGCAAAAAGGCTGGGTGCGGGCGCGCACCGGCACCGGCCACGACCGCGGCCAGTTCACCTTCAAGGCCGGCGACGCGCTGCACGATGCGATCGAATGCCGCACCGTCGACACGCTGCTCGGCTTCGGCGACAACGGCCGCGTGTACTCGGTGCCGGTGGCGGCCCTGCCGAACGCGCGCGGCGACGGCGTGCCGATCACCACACTGGTCGACCTGTCCGGCGGCGCGCGCCTGCTGCACTACTTCGCCGGCCCGGCCTCGACGCAGCTGCTGATGGCGTCCGACGCCGGCTTCGGCTTCATCACGAAGGCGGGCGACATGGTCAGCCGCCAGAAGAGCGGCAAGTCGTTCCTGACGCTGGACGACGGCGCGAAGCCGCTGGCACCGAGCGTGGTGCTGCCCGATGCCAGCGCGATCGCCGTCATCTCCGAAAAATCGCGCCTGCTGGTGTTCGGCATGGACGAGATGAAGGTGCTGTCGAACGGCGGCCGCGGCGTGACGCTGATGGAACTGGACCCGAAGGAAAAGCTGGTGGCCGCCTGTGCGATCACGCAGAAGGGCGTGACCGTGCTGGGCATCGGCAATGCGCAAAAGGTCAAGGAAGAGCGCATGACGCCGCATGCGCTGGCCGAGGGCGAACACTTCGGCAAGCGGGCCAGGAAGGGCAAGCCGATGCCGACGCGGATCAAGCCGACCGGGTTGCTGGCGAACTGA
- the kdpA gene encoding potassium-transporting ATPase subunit KdpA, protein MTAQSLTLLGAFLLVLLALAWPLGAFLAKVGAGDAPIPGLRWLHKAEGWLYRAAGLPADRATGWKSYAIALVVFNALGAVFVYAVQRLQAWLPLNPQHLPGVSPDSSFNTAVSFVANTNWQGYSGEQTMSYFTQMVALAGQNFLSAATGIAVVFALVRGFAARSSASVGNFWVDVSRATLYVLLPLSLLLAVLLMGEGVIQNFDAYRQVATLEGGAQTLAMGPVASQEAIKLLGTNGGGFFNANSAHPFENPTALANFIQMIAIFLIPAALCFAFGRLVGDIRQGWAVLAAMTIVFVLMTLAVFSAEQVAHPALQGLGVDQAASALQSGGNMEGKETRFGVKGSALFAAVTTAASCGAVNAMHDSLMPLGGAVPLLLMQFGEVIFGGVGSGLYGMLVFAILAVFIAGLMIGRTPEYLGKKIGPYEMKMTSIAILVTPVLVLSGTAIAVVTGAGTAGIANPGAHGFSEILYAFSSAANNNGSAFAGLSANTPFYNTMLAIAMWFGRFAVIVPVLAIAGSLAARQRLPATGGTMPTHGPLFVCLLIGVVVLVGVLNYVPALALGPVVEHLQLFH, encoded by the coding sequence GTGACCGCCCAATCGCTGACTTTGCTGGGGGCCTTCCTGCTGGTGCTGCTGGCGCTGGCCTGGCCGCTCGGCGCGTTCCTGGCCAAGGTAGGCGCCGGCGACGCGCCCATCCCCGGCCTCCGCTGGCTGCACAAGGCCGAAGGGTGGCTGTACCGCGCCGCCGGGCTGCCGGCGGACCGGGCAACGGGCTGGAAAAGCTATGCGATCGCGCTGGTCGTCTTCAACGCGCTGGGCGCGGTGTTCGTCTACGCCGTGCAGCGCCTGCAGGCCTGGCTGCCGCTGAACCCGCAGCATCTGCCCGGCGTGAGCCCCGATTCCTCGTTCAACACGGCCGTGAGTTTCGTCGCCAATACCAACTGGCAGGGCTACTCGGGCGAGCAGACGATGAGCTACTTCACCCAGATGGTGGCGCTGGCGGGCCAGAATTTCCTGTCCGCCGCCACCGGCATCGCCGTCGTGTTCGCGCTGGTCCGCGGGTTCGCGGCACGCTCCAGCGCCTCCGTCGGCAATTTCTGGGTCGATGTCAGCCGCGCCACGCTGTACGTGCTGCTGCCGCTGTCGCTGCTGCTGGCCGTGCTGCTGATGGGCGAGGGCGTGATCCAGAACTTCGATGCGTACCGGCAGGTCGCCACGCTGGAAGGCGGCGCGCAGACGCTGGCCATGGGGCCGGTCGCCTCGCAGGAAGCGATCAAGCTGCTGGGCACCAACGGCGGCGGCTTCTTCAACGCCAATTCCGCGCACCCGTTCGAGAACCCCACGGCGCTGGCCAATTTCATCCAGATGATCGCGATCTTCCTGATCCCGGCCGCGCTGTGCTTCGCCTTCGGCCGGCTGGTCGGCGACATCCGCCAGGGCTGGGCCGTGCTGGCGGCGATGACGATCGTGTTCGTGCTGATGACGCTCGCCGTGTTTTCGGCCGAGCAGGTGGCGCACCCGGCGCTGCAGGGGCTCGGCGTCGACCAGGCGGCGAGCGCGCTGCAATCGGGCGGCAACATGGAAGGCAAGGAAACCCGCTTCGGCGTCAAAGGTTCGGCGCTGTTCGCCGCCGTGACCACGGCCGCCTCCTGCGGCGCCGTCAACGCGATGCACGATTCGCTGATGCCGCTGGGCGGCGCGGTGCCGCTGCTGCTGATGCAGTTCGGCGAAGTGATCTTCGGCGGCGTGGGTTCGGGGCTGTACGGCATGCTGGTGTTCGCGATCCTGGCGGTGTTCATCGCCGGGCTGATGATCGGCCGCACGCCGGAATACCTGGGCAAGAAGATCGGTCCGTACGAAATGAAGATGACGTCGATCGCCATTCTCGTCACGCCGGTCCTCGTGCTGTCCGGCACGGCGATTGCCGTCGTCACGGGCGCCGGCACGGCCGGCATCGCCAACCCGGGCGCGCACGGCTTTTCCGAGATCCTGTACGCGTTCAGTTCCGCCGCCAACAACAACGGCAGCGCGTTCGCCGGGCTGTCCGCCAACACGCCGTTCTACAACACGATGCTGGCGATCGCCATGTGGTTCGGCCGCTTCGCCGTGATCGTGCCGGTGCTGGCCATCGCCGGTTCGCTGGCGGCCAGGCAGCGCCTGCCGGCGACCGGCGGAACGATGCCGACCCATGGCCCGCTGTTCGTGTGCCTGCTGATCGGCGTGGTCGTGCTGGTCGGCGTGCTGAACTACGTGCCGGCGCTGGCGCTCGGCCCCGTCGTCGAACACCTGCAACTTTTCCATTGA
- a CDS encoding DNA topoisomerase IV subunit B produces MATKKTVSDYSESSIRVLKGLEPVKQRPGMYTRTENPLHIIQEVIDNASDEALGGHCRNITVTQNADGSITVEDDGRGIPVGLHPEENVPTVEIVFTRLHAGGKFDKGSGGAYAFSGGLHGVGVSVTNALSKRLEINVWRKDDKGNGYHTLAFENGDLVQPLTSQPAPNGKKSGTRVTAWPDPKYFDSPLISQVELQRLLRSKAVLLPGVTVTLKNGKTGDVQTWQYNDGLRGYLNEALAQTGNGETWVPLFEGEQFAGPDAEGFAEGEGASWVVAWTEEGAIMRESYVNLIPTPNGGTHESGLREGLFGAMKNFVELHSLLPKGVKLLPEDVFARASFVLSAKVLDPQFQGQIKERLNSRDAVRLVSTYSKPALELWLNQHIDWGKKLAELVIKQAQSRLRSAQKVEKKKSSGVAVLPGKLTDCESTDIARTELFLVEGDSAGGSAKMGRDKEFQAILPLRGKVLNSWETDRDRLFANNEIHDIAVAIGVDPHSFSDTPDLSNLRYGKICILSDADVDGSHIQVLLLTLFFRHFPALIQNGNICVARPPLYRVDAPARGKKPIQKLYALDDGELTAIEDKLRKDGLKDGSWSISRFKGLGEMNAEQLWETTMNPDTRRLLPVALGDFAHTEAAARFNMLMGKGEAAARRAWIEEHGNEVEADI; encoded by the coding sequence ATGGCCACGAAAAAAACAGTTTCCGACTACAGCGAATCATCGATCCGCGTGCTGAAGGGCCTGGAGCCCGTCAAGCAGCGCCCCGGCATGTATACCCGCACGGAGAACCCGCTGCACATCATCCAGGAGGTGATCGACAACGCATCGGACGAAGCGCTGGGCGGGCATTGCCGCAATATCACCGTCACGCAGAACGCCGACGGCAGCATCACCGTCGAGGATGACGGCCGCGGCATCCCGGTCGGCCTGCACCCGGAAGAAAACGTGCCCACGGTGGAGATCGTGTTCACGCGGCTGCACGCCGGCGGCAAGTTCGACAAGGGCTCGGGCGGCGCGTACGCGTTCTCCGGCGGCCTGCACGGCGTGGGCGTGTCCGTCACCAACGCGCTCTCCAAGCGCCTGGAAATCAACGTCTGGCGCAAGGACGACAAGGGCAACGGCTACCACACGCTGGCGTTCGAGAATGGCGACCTGGTCCAGCCCCTGACGTCGCAGCCGGCGCCGAACGGCAAGAAATCCGGCACCCGCGTCACCGCCTGGCCGGATCCGAAGTATTTCGACTCGCCGCTGATCTCGCAGGTGGAGCTGCAGCGGCTGCTGCGCTCGAAGGCCGTGCTGCTGCCCGGCGTGACCGTCACGCTGAAGAACGGCAAGACCGGCGACGTGCAGACCTGGCAATACAACGACGGCCTGCGCGGCTACCTGAACGAGGCGCTGGCGCAGACCGGCAACGGCGAGACCTGGGTGCCGCTGTTCGAGGGCGAGCAGTTCGCCGGCCCGGATGCCGAGGGCTTCGCCGAGGGCGAAGGCGCTTCGTGGGTGGTGGCGTGGACGGAAGAAGGCGCGATCATGCGCGAATCCTACGTCAACCTGATCCCCACGCCGAACGGCGGTACCCATGAATCCGGCCTGCGCGAAGGCCTGTTCGGAGCGATGAAGAACTTCGTCGAACTGCATTCATTGTTGCCGAAAGGCGTGAAACTGCTGCCGGAAGACGTATTTGCGCGCGCTTCGTTCGTGCTGTCCGCGAAGGTGCTGGACCCGCAGTTCCAGGGCCAGATCAAGGAACGCCTGAACTCGCGCGACGCCGTGCGCCTCGTCTCCACCTACAGCAAGCCGGCGCTGGAACTGTGGCTGAACCAGCACATCGACTGGGGCAAGAAGCTGGCCGAACTCGTCATCAAGCAGGCCCAGTCGCGCCTGCGCTCGGCGCAGAAGGTGGAAAAGAAGAAATCGTCCGGCGTGGCCGTGTTGCCGGGCAAGCTGACCGATTGCGAATCGACCGACATCGCGCGCACGGAGCTGTTCCTGGTCGAGGGCGATTCCGCCGGCGGCTCGGCGAAGATGGGCCGCGACAAGGAATTCCAGGCGATCCTGCCGCTGCGCGGCAAGGTGCTCAATTCCTGGGAAACCGACCGCGACCGCCTGTTCGCCAACAACGAGATCCACGATATCGCCGTGGCGATCGGCGTCGATCCGCACAGCTTCAGCGACACGCCGGACCTGTCGAACCTGCGCTACGGCAAGATTTGCATCCTGTCCGATGCGGACGTGGACGGCTCGCACATCCAGGTGCTGCTGCTCACGCTGTTCTTCCGCCACTTCCCGGCGCTGATCCAGAACGGCAACATCTGCGTGGCCCGCCCGCCGCTGTACCGGGTGGATGCGCCGGCGCGCGGCAAGAAGCCGATCCAGAAGCTCTACGCGCTGGACGACGGCGAACTGACCGCGATCGAGGACAAGCTGCGCAAGGATGGCCTGAAGGATGGCAGCTGGAGCATTTCCCGCTTCAAGGGCCTGGGCGAGATGAACGCCGAACAGCTGTGGGAAACCACGATGAACCCGGACACGCGGCGCCTGCTGCCGGTGGCGCTGGGCGACTTTGCCCACACCGAGGCGGCGGCCCGCTTCAACATGCTGATGGGCAAAGGCGAAGCCGCCGCCCGCCGCGCATGGATCGAAGAACACGGCAACGAAGTCGAAGCAGATATCTAA
- a CDS encoding potassium-transporting ATPase subunit F has protein sequence MNAVYLIGALTAGGLLVYLLAALLKAEDL, from the coding sequence ATGAACGCCGTCTACCTGATCGGCGCGCTCACCGCGGGCGGGCTGCTGGTCTACCTGCTGGCAGCACTGCTGAAGGCGGAGGACCTGTGA
- a CDS encoding patatin-like phospholipase family protein, whose protein sequence is MKKPMALVLQGGGALGAFEYGVVTALVEEGWYPKAVTGVSIGAINAASIAGAKGGDIAASLRNIWQAITLPTVPFLPADKQANLSLLGNPNFWLSRTDYWNVLNWTSFCTTAPMLATLASHLDFDQLNNPDHIRFGVTATSLHTGGQTTFSNHMAQGAHTHTCHLQAVRAKLTPSHIVASGSLPPGFPATRIDGTDYWDGGLFSNTPIDSLLNLLEPDEIGTLPIFVVDLFPTNGQPTPATMQEVQTRAIALQYQNRFWDQFGGDAKLDGFVAMLDKLETVTAGTAVEGMPAFAWLMRLRALKNLHVIAATPAPAGGDHDFSQQGVANRYEAGYAAAQQYLARTAPRPLLRSAA, encoded by the coding sequence ATGAAAAAGCCGATGGCATTGGTCCTGCAAGGTGGTGGCGCGCTGGGCGCGTTCGAATATGGCGTGGTGACGGCGCTGGTCGAGGAAGGCTGGTATCCGAAGGCGGTCACCGGCGTGTCGATCGGCGCGATCAACGCGGCGTCGATTGCCGGCGCGAAGGGGGGCGACATCGCCGCCAGCCTGCGCAACATCTGGCAGGCGATCACGCTGCCGACCGTGCCGTTCCTGCCGGCGGACAAGCAGGCCAACCTGTCGCTGCTGGGCAATCCGAACTTCTGGCTGTCGCGCACCGACTACTGGAACGTCCTGAACTGGACCAGTTTCTGCACCACCGCGCCGATGCTGGCCACGCTGGCTTCCCACCTGGATTTCGACCAGCTCAACAATCCCGACCACATCCGTTTCGGCGTCACCGCCACCAGCCTGCACACCGGCGGGCAAACCACGTTTTCCAACCACATGGCGCAGGGCGCGCATACGCATACGTGCCACCTGCAGGCCGTGCGGGCAAAGCTCACGCCATCGCACATCGTTGCCAGCGGCAGCCTGCCGCCGGGCTTCCCGGCCACCCGCATCGACGGCACCGACTACTGGGATGGCGGCCTGTTCAGCAATACGCCGATCGATTCGCTGCTGAACCTGCTGGAGCCGGACGAGATCGGCACGTTGCCGATTTTCGTGGTCGACCTGTTCCCGACAAATGGCCAGCCGACACCGGCCACGATGCAGGAAGTGCAGACGCGCGCGATCGCGCTGCAATACCAGAACCGTTTCTGGGACCAGTTCGGCGGCGATGCCAAGCTCGACGGCTTCGTGGCGATGCTCGACAAGCTGGAGACGGTCACGGCCGGTACGGCCGTGGAGGGGATGCCGGCGTTTGCGTGGCTGATGCGCCTGCGCGCGCTGAAGAACCTGCACGTGATCGCCGCCACGCCGGCACCGGCCGGCGGCGACCACGATTTCTCGCAGCAGGGCGTGGCGAACCGTTACGAAGCCGGCTACGCGGCGGCGCAGCAGTACCTGGCGCGCACGGCGCCGCGGCCGCTGCTGCGGTCGGCGGCGTAA
- the kdpB gene encoding potassium-transporting ATPase subunit KdpB, which produces MSRTPLTLFDSRLAVPALGDAFRKLHPRVQLRSPVMFVVYIGSIATTLLAAQAAVGGGKAGFIAAIAVWLWFTVLFANFAEALAEGRSKAQAASLRALKTTVTAKKLATPRYGTTWLPVPASDLRKGMTVLVEAGDVIPVDGEVTEGVASVDESAITGESAPVIRESGGDFASVTGGTRVLSDWLVVRVAVNPGEAFIDRMISMVEGAKRQKTPNEIALTILLVALTIVFLVVTVTLLPFSLFAAGAAGGGTPVPVTVLIALLVCLIPTTIGGLLSAIGVAGMSRMMGANVIATSGRAVEAAGDVDVLLLDKTGTITHGNRQAAAFLPAHAVTEEQLARSARLASLADETPEGRSIVALARQRFTVEEREHELATAGGEEEISFVEFTAQTRMSGADIGARRLRKGAMDTVRRYVEGQGGRWPAEVARMADDVARRGSTPLVVVDDGKVMGVVELKDIVKAGIRERFAALRKMGIRTVMITGDNRLTAAAIAAEAGVDDFLAEATPEEKLKLIRSSQAEGRLVAMTGDGTNDAPALAQADVAVAMNTGTQAAKEAGNMVDLDSNPTKLLEIVEIGKQMLMTRGALTTFSIANDVAKYFAIIPAAFVGTYPQLRTLDVMRLTSPDSAILSAVIFNALIIVFLIPLALKGVKYRAVGAAALLRRNLLVYGLGGLVLPFVAIKLIDMALAALNLV; this is translated from the coding sequence ATGTCACGCACACCGCTGACACTTTTCGATTCGCGGCTGGCCGTTCCCGCGCTGGGCGACGCGTTCCGCAAGCTGCACCCGCGCGTGCAGCTGCGCAGCCCGGTCATGTTCGTCGTCTATATCGGCAGCATCGCCACCACGCTGCTGGCCGCGCAGGCCGCCGTCGGCGGCGGCAAGGCGGGCTTCATCGCGGCGATCGCCGTCTGGCTGTGGTTCACGGTGCTGTTCGCGAACTTCGCCGAGGCGCTGGCCGAGGGGCGCAGCAAGGCGCAGGCGGCATCGCTGCGGGCGCTCAAGACCACCGTCACGGCGAAGAAGCTGGCCACGCCCAGGTACGGCACCACGTGGCTGCCGGTGCCGGCCTCCGACCTGCGCAAGGGCATGACGGTGCTGGTCGAGGCGGGCGACGTGATTCCCGTCGACGGCGAAGTGACCGAGGGCGTCGCGTCGGTCGACGAAAGCGCGATCACGGGCGAATCGGCGCCGGTGATCCGCGAGTCGGGCGGCGATTTCGCCAGCGTCACGGGCGGCACCCGCGTGCTGTCGGACTGGCTGGTGGTGCGCGTGGCCGTCAACCCGGGCGAAGCGTTCATCGACCGGATGATCTCGATGGTGGAGGGCGCGAAGCGGCAGAAGACCCCGAACGAGATCGCGCTGACCATCCTGCTCGTCGCCCTGACGATCGTGTTCCTGGTGGTGACGGTGACCCTGCTGCCGTTCTCGCTGTTCGCCGCCGGCGCGGCCGGCGGCGGCACGCCGGTGCCGGTCACCGTGCTGATCGCGCTGCTGGTATGCCTGATCCCCACCACGATCGGCGGCCTGCTGTCGGCCATCGGCGTGGCCGGCATGAGCCGGATGATGGGGGCGAACGTGATCGCCACGTCCGGCCGGGCCGTCGAGGCGGCCGGCGACGTGGACGTGCTGCTGCTGGACAAGACCGGCACGATCACGCACGGCAACCGCCAGGCCGCCGCCTTCCTGCCGGCGCACGCCGTGACGGAGGAGCAGCTGGCCCGCTCGGCGCGGCTGGCATCGCTGGCCGACGAAACGCCGGAAGGGCGCAGCATCGTCGCGCTGGCACGCCAGCGCTTTACAGTTGAAGAACGGGAACACGAGCTGGCCACCGCCGGCGGCGAGGAGGAAATCTCGTTCGTCGAATTCACCGCGCAGACGCGGATGAGCGGCGCCGACATCGGTGCCCGGCGCCTGCGCAAGGGCGCGATGGACACCGTGCGGCGCTATGTGGAAGGGCAGGGCGGGCGCTGGCCGGCCGAGGTGGCGCGCATGGCGGACGACGTGGCCCGCCGCGGCAGCACGCCGCTGGTGGTGGTCGACGACGGCAAGGTGATGGGCGTGGTCGAGCTGAAGGATATCGTCAAGGCCGGCATCCGGGAACGGTTCGCGGCGCTGCGCAAGATGGGCATCCGCACCGTGATGATCACCGGCGACAACCGGCTGACGGCGGCGGCGATCGCCGCCGAGGCGGGGGTCGACGATTTCCTGGCCGAAGCCACGCCCGAGGAAAAACTGAAACTGATCCGCAGCTCGCAGGCCGAAGGCCGGCTGGTGGCGATGACCGGCGACGGCACCAACGACGCGCCCGCGCTCGCCCAGGCCGACGTGGCGGTGGCGATGAACACCGGCACCCAGGCCGCCAAGGAGGCCGGCAACATGGTCGACCTGGATTCGAACCCGACCAAGCTGCTGGAAATCGTGGAGATCGGCAAGCAGATGCTGATGACGCGCGGCGCGCTGACCACGTTCTCGATCGCCAACGACGTGGCCAAGTATTTCGCCATCATCCCGGCGGCCTTCGTCGGCACGTATCCGCAATTGCGCACGCTGGACGTGATGCGCCTGACCAGCCCCGATTCGGCGATCCTGTCCGCCGTGATCTTCAACGCGCTGATCATCGTGTTCCTGATCCCGCTGGCCTTGAAGGGCGTGAAATACCGGGCGGTGGGCGCGGCCGCGCTGCTGCGCCGCAACCTGCTCGTCTATGGCCTCGGCGGCCTGGTGCTGCCGTTCGTCGCCATCAAGCTGATCGACATGGCGCTGGCAGCCCTGAACCTCGTCTGA